The DNA segment ACCTGTATCTTTCATGTTtgtgagggagaaaaaaaggcaGGCAATGGTTTAGCCCCAAAAATACTTAGAATGTTTTTTCTGTGGggtctcttttcttccattttaggCCACAATTCAAACTGGCCTATAAACATTAAGGATTGACTCTATTCACAAAGATGTGGAACACCGAGACTTAAGCAAGCCAACGAACAATCAAAGTTTTTCAAGCCACGAGTATGTGGTTGATGACCCCGCTCCCCGGTATTGTACCATCTTTGAGAAATTAATGCCAGGTACATTGatgttttgtaaattctttatttctctgtttgttaaaataaagtttgataagatctaaaaaatatttattttcccaaacaacaataaacataaaaatactaGTACCTGGGCTCTGATCTGCCAACACTTCAGTCCAAAGGATTAGGGCAACTATGATTAGGTGGATCTTCATTTCGTTAGTGgagttttcttgcttttattctgaaaaaaaaaattatatatgtatatgtaaaaatttttcatatatacatatatatatatacatatatgcatatatatatttgcaatatGATAAATCTTAATGAACACTGTTGGAATAGTTGGAGGGCATGAATACACTGTAAACAAGTCTTTATCAAGAAGTCCCAACCTCTTTTATCAagcttatttttgaaaatagataATGCTTATGCTTGCTAAGCCCTTAACATGACTCAAGTACCTTTCTCAGTGTTTAACAAGTATCATCTAAATTCATCCTCATAACAATCTTAGAAAGAGGTGcaattgggctggggttatggctccgtggtagagcgctcgcctagcatgtgtaagaccctgggttcgatcctcagcactacatgaaaataaaataaaggtattatgtccacctgcaactaaaaaacaaatttttttaaaaattcaaaaaacaaagaGATGCAATTATTATAGCACatgatagggaaactgaggcaccaggTGACTTGAAAAGTGGTGGATCTAGGACACTACCCCAGACAAGGTGATTGCCACACCCATGCCCTCAGCGGCTATGCCTCAATCCTTATATAAAATCCACAACTTCACACAAGGTATGCAGTCATGATTTTTTGCCCCCTATCATTATGCTGACCAGGACTCTGGTATATGTGTATAGCAGTTCAAAAAGTCAGCAGTTACTTGTGTTTTCTTCATTAAATGCTTGTGAGAACTGTTCTCTCACAGTTATAAGCAGTCTTACCAATCCAGTTCATCATCTTTCTCCACATAGTTCACAATCAATCAGAAATCTTCATGAAAAATTAGAATATCATAGAAATTCCATCAAATCAAAgtcattctttatttaaaaaaatagattaaaatgacCAATACTAAAAAATACATCTGCCTTAAATGAGATACTAAAGATATAAGGGCTGATTTTTATTCTAGAGTTGATTTTTCTAGCAGTTCTTTTGAAATTGCTGATCACAGAGGTCCCAAGACACCAGAGTGGGGATCCTAGTACTTAGAAAGGATTGAATCACACACATCTCTAAGGCTTCTCCTGACTAAAATTCTCTGATTCTTTGATGCTATCATTGGCAGAGGGTGTCATAAACAAGTGATACTTTTTAGAAGTTAATTTGCCATTTTCAGGTAGATAAGTCCCCCAAATAGATTTTGAGGTTCTAGAAACTCCAAGCTTAAAAAACTACCAAGTGCACCAACTCACTCATTTTCACAATTTCCAGGGCTCAAACTCTCAGAGACGAATTGGGAACTTAAAACTAACatcaggccaggtgcagtggcacacgcctataatcccagagactagggaagctgaggtaggaggaccatgagttcaaagtcagcctcagcaacttaacgaggccctaagcaactcagtgagaccctgtctctaaataaaatacaaaaacggctggagatgtggtttggtggttaagcgccccggggttcaatccccagtatgggaaaaaaaaaaaaaaaaaacaacccacacAACTAGCATTAGCTTTGAGCCCACTGCAGGGGGAATAACAGCCAAACTGATCTAGAGAGAAGTCTCCACACACTGAATGCTGGGCAGCAACCAGCTGGCCCTGCTGTTTCCTGTGGGGATATTCATCACATGCAAATCACAGAGCATTGGGGAACAAAACTTTCCAGGATACAAATAGAAGGTCATGATGAAATAATGATTAATCACCTCCCTTTTTCTGATTACATTCCTTTGACCAAAGGAATAAATATCTGTAAAGACAAATATCACACATGCTTAATGGTAAGCCATGCTTCCTATGGGGCAGTCCGTTTTGTAACACATGGCATGAAGTCTTaaagaggataaaaaaaaaagcttagtttagcaaaataaaaaagcacacgATAAAGCTTGCAACCTTCTGGCAGGTTCTGACACTAAAGGAACATGGAAATTACTTAGTAAGTTTTAATAACACAGCAAGGTGTTAGTGTAAGTCTTGAGCCCACTGgattggaaatacatatgtaaacaGTTAATTGGAGGTTAACACTGCTAAATCTCAACTCAGAAACAACATAAATAGCATTCTGAAGCCACCaggcttaatttctttttctttccttttgcagCTATACAGCTAAAGAAGCAAGAGATCCTAAGTACAGTAAAAATTAAAGGTCAGGTCATCTCTTCTGTCCTTCCTGCAGGGCTCGCCCTCCTCTTTTCCTGGTTAATAATCCCTCATTCAGCATAAAGGCAGTACAAACAGGTCAAGACCCTGCTCTGGCCAGAATATGGAGTTCCAGCAGAGGGGGAAGGGTACAACTTCAGGACCTGCAACCTCCAGCTTGTTGAAAGCAGGACTGAACCCTCATCTCTCACTATAGTAAATGTTCCACCTTCCTAGCTCAGTGCATGCTCTAGAGTGGgttctcaagaaatatttgttgactcAAGTTAATTACTTAGGAGGTAATAAGAAGCTTCATCAATACAGCCACTGCCAATCAACTGCCTTTCAAACCTCACACAGCAGCAATTCCAGGCATTTCTAGAGCAAAAGATCGTGTCTGGAGTATCCTGAGATTGAAAAAGCGATGGTCTATAAATAGGAAGCAAACTCCACCAGTTTTAACAATTATGTAACAAGTCATACTACTGTATTGGACCATTCTAAACAAGTTCTGAtggaggtgggggttggggggagccTGCTCTAGTAGGGAAGGCTTTGGGATAGTCCTAGTTCCACCTTTGCAAAAAGCAAAGACTTTTCAAATCCCCCAGGGTCAGCCCAGATGGGGAAGGGAGTTTTGGCAGCAGTACCAAGACCAGTTTGTCCTATAATGCAGGATAAAGCACATGAGAAGCAAGAATGTTGAGTTCTGGTTTGGCTGGAGGGTGGATTGAGAGGGCCCAGGGATGCTGTGAAAGGGCTGATTCTTTGCATCAGGTGGACCTTTGCTAGAAAGACTCTAACTGCACTTCCCAAAACTCAGGCTATCTTAGGCATAAAGGGGAAGAGGAGATATCAAGGATCCAAAATAGAGAGGTGCCTACAATTAGAGTACACAGCTCATCAGTAGAATCAAACAGTCTctcatgattttctttctgggGCAATGTCTGCTATCTTCTTCTAAGGACATGTTCGTCCAAATAAATCATATTAGAACTGAAGGCAGGAATGCTGTGCCCCCATCTTCTAAAATTAAGACAGATAAGGCACATGAGAAACATAGACTGCGGCTTAATTAACAAATCTACCAACTGTCACGTCCAACTCTGCCATTTATAGCTACTTCATGGAACTACTTACTATAGGTTCTTGGACACAAAGagtgaaatacataaaatattcccTCCAAGAGCATACAGTCAGTCTATCTGGGGAATTAAGACAATTttgctaaaatataaaatacagacaATACCAAATGCTAAGTCCTATGTAAGGTCAGGAAATGTCACAAGCCCATTAGTTTTTACTAAAATGTCACTGAAAATCCAATCATACAATATGGGTGGCACCTACTTTGGTGCCAGGCACACAGTAGATGTATAGTGagtatttgttgaaagaatggaTGAACCTGTTGTTTCAGAATATATTGAAAAGAACTGAATCACAATGcagtttaaaaatagaacataacATTTCAGAGTCCGTTATATGAAAATGTACCGAAAAGCAACAAGCAAAAGCACTTGATATACTCTTAAGGCTTTCAAAACTTTGATCAAGGGTAgcagaaaatatcaaagaattagaactcataattaaaattataagctCCTTTCTGAGACTTGATTCTCTAATCTACAAAAAAAGAGGGTCAGACATCAGTTCAAAATTTCACTTTGTGAATTAGGGTTCAGATCATCTAGGGACATGGGCTCTGCCAAAGGCATAAAATGGGGTTCCATCTCTTGAAGGTCTGGGCCTCTCAGACTGAAGACCCCTCAGAAGGGCATGAACTCACCCTTCTTGCCAGAAATTTGGCagaaactacagtgatgcatccaGAAGTTTCCTCTGTCAGAGGGCACAACCATGACTTACCTTTCAACCACTTAATCCATGAGTTTCTTATGGGATCACcagattttttaaacaaagatttcCAGAGTAAGGCTATCTTGCTTATATTTCTAATACTTCCACTTGCCAAAACATCATGTGACCTGTTATATCACAGGGAAATAAATGACATTGGACCATAGCTACTTTCCAAATCATGACGCCTCCAAATCAAGACCATCACCATCTACGCCCTCAATGCCTTATTTCCACTGAGGGTGCAGCCCAGCTCCCTGTGGCAGTTAGATCTCCCTGGGGTCTGAATGTGTGCCTTATTCTTGGAATTGCTGCTGAGAAAACAGAACATGATTCTAGGTTTTCATTACATCTtacttaaagaggaaaaagttgTGGGCTTGTGATTCTCAATCTTGGGTGCACACTGGAGAACTATTAGAAACTACTGATGGATGATCCCACTCCAAAAGTCTCTGACTCAGCTGATCAGGAATCTGCCTGAGCACTGGGATTGTTCTGTTGGTGCAATacaattatacaaaatagtgggatgccatatttatatatgcatataacataatttgatcaatctcattccccagtaccttccctttccttcccttcctccctcccctggtctGCTTGCCTTACTCTACTGATCCACTTTCTACCTTctattgctgttattattattttaattagtgcattatagctatatatatacacatatatatgatatgcatatatgattcattgtggtacattcatacataGACATAGCATAATGTGGCATATTTCATTCCCCAATACTTCCCCATCACCTCCTCCTCTCAtctctcatattctctctctctctctctccctcattctctccctccctccctatctcTGGCTCCTccatacaaaacaaaacttgactgagtgtggtttatttcactcagcataatgtttctcagttccatccatttacccatgagtgacataatttcattcttctttgtgtctgagtaaaactccattgtgtatatatgccacatttctttttttaaatttttctataatagCCTTATTTATAATTGCCCCAAACTGGAAGCAACAAAGAtatccctcaacagatgaatgaatagacAAATTATGGTTATATCCATACAAAAGCATAGTGTTCATTGATTATAAGAAATGAACTactatactacattttctttatccattcatctgttgatggtcaCCTAGACTATTTCCATATCTtgaccattgtgaattgtgctgctatgaacatggatacccatgtatcactgtagtatgctgattttagaacttttggataaataccaaggagtgagatagctgggttaCAGAGTGGATgctttcctagtcttttgagaaatctccatattgcgCTTTCCATAGTGTTGTACTAACTTGCAATCTCaccaaaaatgtataaatgtacattttccccaacatcctcgccagcaattattgttctttgtattcttgatgactgccattctaacttgGCATtcccctgattgctaaggatgttgaacatttttttcaaatatttgttggtcatttgtatttcgttttttgagaaatgtccatttagATGTTTGACCATTTATGGAAGGATTGTTGGGCAGGAGTGGGGagttgttgttaattttttttagttctttatataatgTTAGCCTTATGTTTGCTTCTAGCAATTTCAGTGTTTTGGGTTTAATTCCCAtgtctttggtccactttgagttgatttttgtgcagagggAGAGATAGGGGTGTACATTTcatcttctatatatggatatccaattttcccagcacgattttttaaaaggttgtctTTTTGTCAATGTATGGTTTTGACCcttttgtcaagaatcagatgactatatgtggatttgtctctgtgtcttctattctactcggttggttttcatgtctgtttttatgccaatatcatgctgttttgttattATGGCTCTGGGTATAACTTGAGATCAGGTACTGTGATgactccagcattgctttttggctttgaattgctttggctattctgggtcttttatttttcttccaaataaatattagaattgtttttctagttctgtgaggaatgtcactggtattttgagGGGGATCACACTGAACCTATAGTTTACTTTCATtgatatggccattttgaaaatattaattctgcctatgcaaggaCATAAAAGATCTTTCTACCTTCtaagtcttcaatttctttccttagtgaaCACTGGGGTTTTTTTAAGTATTCCAGGTAATTCTGATGTACAGCCAAGGTTGAGAGCTATTGGGTTAGGTCATCCTGAATGGTCTCTAGAAAAAATGCTGCAGTACAGTCCTCAATGGCTTTAACTGGGAATTATGGTCAATGATGACTATAGCAATGTGTTGTCTAGAAGTTTACACGAGGTCATACATATAAAGTGTCTTATAGGAGACATCTATTGATTTTGCTTGCCCAATTCTGATTATTCATAATACATTATTTTGAAGAATCCCTTTCCCTACTTTCAATCCATGTAGTTGCTGGAATCTTGACCTGACCCCTATTTCAGAAAGGACACTTGACCTAAGCCAGCATTGCTACATTCACTGTGATTTATCCAACTATGAGTGCTTGACCTAGACCATCAAATCAGAGACAATAAGCATCAGCCAATGCTCAGGCTTTTACTAGACCTATTGGGAAGGAAAAGTCCTCTTGCTGCTGAGGTGGCTTAACTGGTGGGACAGAATCCTGCGGCTTCTGGAGTCACCTTGCTACCATGAAAGAGAACCTCGAAATGAAAAGAGATGTATTTGTAATGACATCAATTCAGTACCTTCCTCAGCCTGACCAATTCCTGGACTTTGTGTTTCAGTTCATAAGCAAAAGAGTCATAACAAAGGTGCATTTGTTATGCACTTTTGAAGCTGCTTGGATACCAGGTGGTATATCCAACAATGGGGCCTCTAAGATAATTCCTTCCCTGTGCAACTTTGTAGATCCAGACTCACTAGAGAGTTCTTAAATTCCTAGTCTGACCAAACGAGTTGACCAAACACCATGGTATCCATACTTTTCTATCATTTGCCCAAGTCTAAACAGTCCTTATATAAAAGTCACAGTTATGCTTCAGAAACTTCCTGTCTGCTCCCACACCCACCTTCCATTGTTCCCATGATCCAGATACTCAGTTCCCAAACATTAAAGCATTTTTTAACAACTCAAGCATATATTTTATCAATCTAttgcttgtttgtttctgtttactGTTTTTTTGTCTCATCTTTAGTGTAAGTTTTGAAAGAAAGGACCATGTTTTTACTAAGGGGCTGCCCTAATACAACACAAAGCAAGTAAATGAGTGCTAAATTTAATCCAGTGAATTCAGCAGAAATACTGGGATAATAAACAGTTGAATATATAGAGTATGATCTCAATTTTATAATGCCAaatatatttgtttctaaaatttggAGGCTgaagcttttttaaatttttttatttgttctttatagatatacatgacagtagtggattttgacatattatatataaatgtagtataactttccattcttgtggttgtccatgaagtggagttacactggtcatgtattcaaatatgaacatagaaagtaatgtccaattcattctactgtctttcctattcccatccccccttccttcccttcattcccctttgtctaatccaatgaacttctactctTCCCTCCCCTACTGTCTTATTGTgttttagcatctgcatatcagagagaacattggacTTTTGGTTTGgggtgattggcttatttcacttagcatgataatctccagttccatcagtTAACTAgtaaatgccataacttcattcctCTCTACAGCTAAGTACtagtccactgtgtatatatgccatgttTTCTTCATCCAGTCATCTGCTGGAAGGGCaactagtttggttccatagtttagctttagtgaactgagctactataaacattgatgtggctcactcactatagtatgctgattttaagtcctttgggtatatactgaggagtgggataactaggtcaaatggtggttccattccaagttttctgaggaatctccatactgctttccagagtgatagcaccaattttcagtcccgccagcaatgtatgagcatacattttcccccacatcctcatcctCACCACCAACActtagttttttattcttttttttttttttttattgaacccaggggtgctcaacctcTGACCCTAAGCAACATTACCATCccctctttgtattttatttagaaatgggatctcgctgagttgcttagtgccttgctaagttgctgagtctggttttgaacttgcaatcctcctgcctcagcctcccaagcttctggaatttcaggcatgcaccaccacacccagcttgttacttttattcttgattattgccattctgactggagtgagatgaaatcccagtatagttttaatttgcatttctctaattgctagagatattgaacattttttcatatatatgttgaccCATCATATTTCAGTTGAAggcatttttaattcattcttttaaaattattcttttgagTAATGCAAACATAAAACATTGAGGTGAAAAGTCGTAAATATAAGACATAGTTTCCTAGAACAATACCAATCTAATGACTGTGATCCCAGCACAATGGTTAGTGGTACCTTGTTTCTCTCTTAAAAGTTTCCTAACTTCTTGATTTCTAGTCTGGCATGAGGTAACTTGAAAGTCGTTACTCTGccctaaaaatatgtttaaaaactgAGCAAACTGAAAATCAACAACTCTTCCTAATTGCAGACAATCTGCTACCTCCAAAATTTGAGAGTTACACAGGTGGATACAGAGAATTGCAAACTAACAGAGCAGAAGCTTATGAGCTAAAACTTGGGTGGGAATCAGTACTAGGGTTAAAAAATCCAAATTGTATTTGACAAATTGCTAGAGGCAATTTATGTACAAGTTTGAGAGTTAAAAACTCCAGGGAGAACCAGACATAGGGCAGACACCACACTAAGAAGTTCTCACAGTGAGATCAAAGCAAAACTACCCTATGCAACAGCAgggtaaaggggaaaaaaatcattttgaaatgcaCTATAGTACACTGTTCTTAACAAAGTCTGACTGCAAAAGAAATTATTACCAGAGGCAAATCTACTTGGATTTATCAGAGTCAAACTGTCCTCGGGTGGGGGAGGGAAATACCCAACTCCAGTCCCTTCTGGCCATCTTGTCCTGACAATAGCAAGACCCCACCATGTTCTCTACAAGAAACCCACTTGAACCATAAAGACATATAGGTTAAAAGTAAATGGATAGAGAGTCTGTGGTGTCGCGGGGAGTGAGGCTGGTCGCTGCGACTGTGTTGCAGGAAGAGAGAGGGGCCTGAAGCTGCAAGGACACGGCGGAGCACTGAGACCGGCCGAACGTCATGGAGAGCTCAGGAGAACATCCGAGCCCACAGGCCCGGTATCCCGGGGATAACCGCATCCACGACGGCGACTTTGTGGTGCTGAAACGGGAAGATGTGTTCAAAGCAGTGCAGGTCCAGCGGAAAAAGAAATAGTTCAGCAGTTAATTGAAAATAGTACAACATTTCGAGACAAGACAGAATTTGCTcaagataaatatattaaaaagaagaaaaagaaatatgaagccATCATAACTATTTTGAAGCCATCTACCCGTATTCTTTCAATTATGTATTATGCAAAAGAACCTGGAAAAATTAACCACATGAGATATGATACACTAGCCCAGATGCTGACCTTGGGAAATATCCGTGCTGGCAATAAAATGATTGTAATGGAAACATGTTCAGGCTTGGTGCTGGGTGCAATGATGGAACGAATGGGAGGTTTTGGCTCCATTATTCAGCTCTACCCTGGAGATGGACCTGTTAGGGTAGCAACAGCATGTTTTGGATTTCCCAAATCTTTCCTCAGTGGTCTTTACGAATTCCCCCTCAACAAAGTGGACAGTCTCCTAAATGGAACATTTTCTGCTGAGATGTTATATGCAGAGCCAAAAGACAGTGCATCAGTTGAAGAAAGTAATGGCGCACTTGAGGAAAAGCAGAATTCTAAACCAGACAATGAAGACAGCATGGCCGAGGCCCCAGAGAGCAATAACCCAGAACAAGAATCGATGGAGGTTGTTCCTCAAGATCCAGAATATAAGGAGCCTAAAGAAAGAGGAAGCAAAAAAGATTATATTCAGGAAAAGCAAAGGAGACAAGAAGAGCAGAGGAAAAGACACTTGGATGCTGCTGCTCTGCTGAGTGAAAGGAACACAGATGGTTTAATTGTGGCCAGTCGTTTCCATCCCACTCCATTGCTGCTGTCTTTGCTAGACTTTGTGGCCCCTTCAAGGTCTTTCGTGGTCTACTGTCAGTATAAAGAGCCTTTGTTGGAATGCTACACAAAACTGCGTGAGAGGGGAGGTGTCATCAACCTCAGGTTGTCTGAAACCTGGCTCAGAAATTATCAGGTTTTGCCAGATCGAAGTCATCCCAAGCTGCTGATGAGTGGAGGTGGAGGTTACCTTCTGTCAGGCTTCACTGTTGTCTTGGACAACCTTCGAGCAGACACCAGCCTCAAGTCCAGTGCGAGCACCTTAGAATCACACAAGACTGGGGAGCCAGCAGCTAAAAGACAGAAATGCCCAGAGTCTGGCTCGTAACTTTTCAAGAATGGCTTTGATTTTTGTTCTCAGGCATTCTGCAGTTAAAACTTAAACTTTAAATGTCATAACTAATTTTTTTGTCTGTATGCGTATTCTGAGAATAAGAAAGTGGCTGTATACCCCTTCCTGAGGAGAAGGAATAGCCTTTGTCCACTTCCGACGCAGATGTGTTTAATCTGTCTAAACTGAAACTCAAGTATGCAGTAGTGGATTGATGGGACAATTTTGTTTAACAAAAATCCTCTGAGTATTTCTAAATACTCTGCAAATATCGAATTTCAGCATCCTGAAAATGTATTTGTACAAGACCTTGTTTGCATTTTAAGCTAACTGGAATAACACAATATAGCTAAAACTTGATGGGTACCAAAGGGAAGGAATTTGTGGAAGAAATTTCCTCTGCTCATTCCATTCTCTTCAATATAAGCAATATGAATGTGtgaatatatgaaatttataGTACCAAAAATATCCATTCTATTCCCCAGTGTAgaatgagcattttttaaatgctaggTTCTATTATTCTAATAGTTTTCAACCTGAGAAAGTTCCAAGTATTCATtttactgccttttttttttttttcttttttttccttttttttcttggtacattAGAAAAGTTTAGTAGGTACTTTTTGGCATTAATTTGCCAATCCTTTTATTCTCTGTTCCAAATAAAATGACTAGAATTTTTATATGATGCTtagttaaaataattgtttttcccAGAGACCTAAGGATTATACaacatgcatgcatgtatatatatgcacacttgtgcacacacatatatatgtatgtataggtgatggtatacacatatatacacatgcacacacacgtatatGGGTGTCTAGGTGTtcgtatatatatgtatatacacacagaaTTACTACCTATATAATATACACTCACAAAGAGAACATACTATTTATTTGAACTATGATAAAATTTTGGGCAGGACTTAGACCAGTTCTCATTGCACTGGTGTTGGCTCcttgtcaaatgttttttaaaagtgccTTTTTCTGGTGATTATTAATACTGGTCTGAAGAGCTCTGCCATGATTAGGTGGTTAACCTTTATAAGCTCTGaaaaattataatcaaattatttaatcatCTGTTGCAACAAATAAAAGTGTTCTGAGCAAGCCAAGGCTCTTCTCCATTTGAGAATCGTCTTGCTCTCTAGAACATGCTCTTGTGTATCGTTCACGTTGTCATAGTATAGAGGGGTATTATCCAATGAGGA comes from the Sciurus carolinensis chromosome 9, mSciCar1.2, whole genome shotgun sequence genome and includes:
- the LOC124992987 gene encoding tRNA (adenine(58)-N(1))-methyltransferase non-catalytic subunit TRM6-like, coding for MYYAKEPGKINHMRYDTLAQMLTLGNIRAGNKMIVMETCSGLVLGAMMERMGGFGSIIQLYPGDGPVRVATACFGFPKSFLSGLYEFPLNKVDSLLNGTFSAEMLYAEPKDSASVEESNGALEEKQNSKPDNEDSMAEAPESNNPEQESMEVVPQDPEYKEPKERGSKKDYIQEKQRRQEEQRKRHLDAAALLSERNTDGLIVASRFHPTPLLLSLLDFVAPSRSFVVYCQYKEPLLECYTKLRERGGVINLRLSETWLRNYQVLPDRSHPKLLMSGGGGYLLSGFTVVLDNLRADTSLKSSASTLESHKTGEPAAKRQKCPESGS